GCTGCCCGACTTCGTAGAAACATGGCTCGACGGAGGTCGTCATCCTCTGCGTCATGTAAGCAGCCTCACTTTTCTTTCCCTTTGGAGTTGTCAAACAATGAGTGCACGTACCGCATTAAAATCGACGACTGTGCGGCTTGATAAATCTTTATTGCGGATAATGCTGCGCTGAAACAAACGAAGACGAATCCGCCGAACTTTGTTTGAGCGCTACGCTATCAGTAACTGAAACCGAGCTAGCTGATGGAATCACATTCGCTGTCTGAAAAGTTGGGTGGGGAGGATAACACTTCTGTTTGTAGTGAGCTACATTATCTTCAGTGTGAAAACCTCAAAcataacgagaaaaaaaaaaaaggggggggggggggggggacgctgaGCGTCTAGATCTATGGTTTCCGCGCTCCAGTTTTTCTTACATAATCAATTGAGCGAGaagatgaaaaaaataaataaattaaaaataaataaaatactaaATAAAATAGTGCGAATAGCTGTAAGCTAATAGCTGACgaatgtaagcgaatagctgaACGCTTCAAGTAACCTATTCGTTTTTTTAAAGGAGTGGTGCGCTTGACGACTTATATTTCTTGCCGTGAGGATATTTAAGTAGCGTTTGTCGTTTCATTACTTAAAGAACATAACCATTAACCAGAACCTCTATAGTGGTGGTGAAGGTGGACAGCACGTGCGTCTCGGAGCTATGACAGAACTTTCATAACACTTTGACAGGACTGTCATATCGCGTTCGGCGAACGCGCCTCGCAACGCCATCGCGCCATCCCTTTGCGTCGGCATCTTTGTTCCAACCTCCGACCgccaaccacgaaaacgggcgtaagaaacaaagaaagctattcactttatAAAAACGCAGATGTATGTAAATTTGAGCAACTCGTaaatcaaagacagcgaagctgtatgaaGGAGACCTTGCACCTTTCAAAAGTACTGTAAGGGTCTGGTTTGCGACTACCAGACATCTGCCTTACTTGCAAACATCTCACTACCCTGTACAATTCCTTTGCATTCAAGTGCTTTACATATCCGAGCTTGGTACTTCTTTACTGAATACTGTATCCGACACATGTTCCTCTAGGTTGCAACGGCTCTATTGAAGCCGGCATCCTACTGCACGTTTCGGCGGCTTGGTCATACAGCTGCTTGGGGCTGCGATTCAGGCTGCATTGCTAGCAGTCCTTTGTGACGGTCCACCATCTGCACCCGTGTCAGGATTTGCGTTTTCACCTAAGCCTAAATAGCCACTCTGGGGCTCCACCACAGGCTTGTGTTGTGGGCAGCTTTCTGACTAGCATTCGATACCGACTATACCATGGCACGAAAACCATTGTAAGACTCCCAgctgcacaattaaaaaaaaaaaaaagtctgcaaTTATATGTCTTTGCGGTATCTTTTGTTAATTTGGAGTTGTTGGCCCTAGCTTATGTGCTGAATCTTTGTATGTCTATGGACAAGCTTGGCCTATCGATTGTATACAAATGGGTTAATGATTTGTGTCCAGTAGCCACACCGCTCTGTGCAGTCGCAGAGCTGATGCTGGAAGACTATGACCCCAGGCCTGATGAGGAGCTGATCTGCGTCATCTGCCACTCGGTTTTACGCGAGCCCGTCGAGTGCCCCTGCCGCCATGTTTTTTGTCGCCGTTGCATCTCCGAGTGGGTCCGCAAAAACAACAGCTGCCCCGTGTGCCGCAAACGTGCTATCTCGGCCTTTACACCCGCACTGCCTCTGATACAAAACATGGTCAACCGCCTCAAGGTAAGCAAATACTTAAATCAAGAGTACGACATTCTCTTTAGCCTTGCCAGAAGATGAAGAAAAACAATGACCGCAAATGATTTAGTACGGTTAATGTGACGACTCCACATTGGAGCCTTGTTCACACTGAGATTAAAAAGCGACAGAAGAGTTGCTTAAATAGCTGAATGGACAGCTGGGTGAAATAGAGTAGCATATTTcgtttcagcaaaaaaaaaaaaagtaagttgcTTAACTAAGTTGCTTAAGTGCATTGCATACAGGTGTCCCAGCTACCATGCACTGGTTTAAAGAAAACAACTCGTGGATCATTCTACATGAATGAGACCATGTGCATGTTGTTTAGAGCAATGTTGTTTAGAGCCTTGGAGAGAAACGAGAGTAATTTTTTAGGCTGGAAGGCAGGCAGTCACATGCTCAAATGTGACAGGGTGCATGTAGTGCCACTGTGGATGGCCTCAAATTATTGCCCTAGGTTACACAGGCTTCAATATTCCGTGGTTGCACTGTACTATTGAACATACACCATGTGGATGACTGGTCACTTTTAGCTTGCTGCCCATCATTATCTGTGGTTTTCAAGTAACATTGCTAGCGAGCTGACAGAACACTTGGCATATTCAAatctatttattatttatttatgtgcaTACCTCACGGGCTTCAGCAGGAGTATTGCAAATCGGTTTCCTAGAATGAGCATCGACGGTCATGCTCTTCGTGCCATTATCACATTAAAAATAAGCACTTTCTCGGTTACCTTGCTGTGGATATAGCTTGTGCATGGGTTCTGTATCTTAGTTGCATTTGTAACAAAATTTCCAGTGCTTGTTGTTTCATGTCTAAAATGTGGTTTTGGCATCTAAAACAATTTCTTATAGCCTAAATAACTGATGTCACGTAATGACATGTTGGCTGGGTGGTGCTATGGCTGCAATCCTTGTTGCATCATGGGCCTTCGTTGTGTGGACACATTTAAGTGCTAAATGACCACTGAAAAGGTTattactagaagagaaaatgagTCAAACTCCCATTTGTAAAAATTTTGTGCCAAAACCCCAGCACTGCTACATCATTGTGACGTCGCAGATTTCAAAGTATTCCTTCGTATTTGAGCCTTTGCGGCTAAGTAaatgttctcgaaacttgctatgTTCAgactttggctcctttagaatacaatgtactGTAGTCATTTACTAATAAAAAGTTCACTAGGCCTGATTAAACACCTTCAAAATCGATGATGTCACAATGAGCTAGTGCTGGAATTTCATGGCTGCCTCATCTCATCTCCTGTCTTGTTtttgtcttttctggcttacaaaGTCTCCTTAAACTGTGAGAGTGACTTTTTGTGGTGTTGTAGAAGCACATTTTACTAATACAGGTCAGTTACTATTTCGCTGTAGTTACCCTTTAATGTTCTCTCTTTTGTGGCCGTCGTAGGTTAAATGCCGAAATGCTGGCTGTGATGCCCGTGTACCTGCGGAAAGTTTTGCGAATCATACGAGTGTGTGCGAGTTTCACGAAGTAATCTGCCCGCATGAAGCCTGTGAGCACCGGTGCCAGCGTTGTATGCTGGAGTCTCATGTGAAGCAGTGCCCACTTCGTGAGGTGACGTGTGACAAAGGTTGTGGAATTGTGCTCACGCGGGACCGTCTCAACACCCACAGCTGCGTGGATGAACTTAAGCGCAAGCTAGATGGTGAGTACATGTGCTACTGATGTATTATATACCTCGACTTGTTTTTCTTGTAACCAGCATTTTAGAAGTGATgccactggaaaaaaaaaagacacgataACAAAAAAACAGACTCGATAGCACAAGCGCTGGGCGCTTGTGTTATCGtgtccgatttttttttttctgtggcaccATTTCCAAAACCAACCCATACCAACTCACCGAGCTGTCAGTTCTCTCTGTAACCAGCAGTCAAAAGGCATGACGCTGCGTAGTTAAGGTGAAGTATGACCTGCGTTAAGCAATCACTCTGTTTGAGATGCCAAAATCCAGAGGCTGTGGAAGGGTGGCCGTCATGCAGGATAGGCCATTTGTATTGTGGAGCCAGTGTTTCCCAGGAGTTTTTCACTTCACATGGCATCATGACAATATGGCTGTTGAGTATGTGCACCCGCTGCCTGGTCTTCATCTGCTAATTGTGCGTCTATATGTCTGCGTACTCTCTCATGAGTACACGCACTCAGTCATTTGAGAGGCGTTCATTTGGTGCCTGGCAAAGAGTGTAAGTGGACACAAGTATGAATGTGAGCGAGTGCCAGTATGTGAAGGATGTAAAAGAAGTGTGCCCAGCACCAGATGCATAGCTCAAAAGCTAGAACATGTCATCATACCAGGTATGAAATATGTTGGCTGCTTTCTCCTTAAGACTAAATAACATTGTTTCAGGCAGTGTATGATTTTGATGTGTCCTGGATGGCATCATCATGGACGAGGCCCATTCTGAAGTACGTGGGAACTAAAGACAGAATGGGGGTAGATGCCACTAGAGAGTGGCATGTCTTGTGTTGCTGTCCAACGCTAATTGCTTTAATCTAATTGCTTTAATCTATTTTCATTTCTTGTATTCATTTGTGTAAACACGTGGCAAATGCACTTCACATCATTTTTTTTGCAAGgtgaaataaattttgaaggGCAACCAACTTTATGTACTCATTAGATGTTAAGAAAAGCACTTGCCGATGATTCTTTAGAGAAGGCTGCTATATGCAAGTAGAAATGTCTTATAAGCTTCGCTTTTCTATTGAAGGTAAAGCTGTTGCCCTTTCTATCTCTTCTGAAAGTGTCATTTTATTTGCCTTTAGATTATTCTTCGACAAAGGGTCATCAGCAGGTAGTAATAAAAGCTATTCAAGTACTAGCAGTGAGGGAGAAAATACTGCAAGCTGGGAAAGGGCAGCACTGAATTTTTCATTAAAACAGCATGCCCGCCCACATTTAAGAGTGCTTTTGACCAAGACGTAGATGCCATTTGTTATCAAAAGTTCATGCTCGGTGGAATTGCCCTTATTAGATTTCAGTCAAGCCAGAAATGGAAATTTGCTCTCAGTCACCTTCTTTTGGTTCACTGACGTGATTCAGCAAAAATTGGTTAGTGGAATTACATAGAATTCCAAATTGAGAATTCtgaggaactttttttttattgcagtgcCACTACATCTGGCTCATAGGTTCAAAAGGAGACTACCTGAATAGTGATGTTTTCCTATTTTCTACATAACTGCAATGAGTTTATACAATTAAAGATCATGAACTTTCTGTACAGTTTTTGTACGGGTAGTTTAAATCATTATGATGGCTTCATTTGCAATTTCATGTCAGTGCTCCATTAACTTTGACACTATAAAGGATAACTTTGGTAGGTTTTTCACATCACTGTTACCACTATACCCCAGCCCCTAAAGCTTGTCCATGCCATCTGTCGTGCCTGTGCATTACTAATGACAAGCAAGTGCATCCAACGGTTACCGTCCTTATATACATATTTATCTATCCTTACCACGTGCTcttgaacacagacaacacaactcctccccaatatggctacacaaataattcagtggaatgccagaggcctATTTCACAATCTAGATGATGTCAAAGATCTACTAAAGGAATATCAGCCACGACTGTTcggtgttcaagaaacacatttaaagtcCGCACACCAGAACTTCTTAAGACAATACAtagttttccgtaaagatcgaaaTAGTGGTAATTCTTCCGACGGTATGGCAATTATAGCCCAAAAGTCAGTAGCATGCCAGCATGTTTCGCTCCAGACTTCATTCGAGGCAGTGGCTGTTCGGGCTATATTGTTCAACTTATAACTgtttgctccatatatatatatatcacctgaTGAACGGTTTGATACAGCAGAATTTGAAaagctgattgaccagcttcctgaaccctatATAGTgatcggagattttaatgctcacagcacattctggggtgactcaagatgtgacgcgagaggatgggcaatagaaaagttccttctttcatctggagcctgtctgtATAACAAGGCAGAGCCAACTTTTTACAGTTCTACACACAACACATACTCATGTATAGATTTAGCCATAGGGTCAGCATCACTTCTTCCATACCTGGAATGGAGAGTTATTAgtaatccatatgggagcgatcacttcccaacacTCCTAGAAACAACAAAGTGGCACGATGGACCAGTTTACCCCAAGAAATGGAGACTTCATAGTGCAGATTGGTAGAAATTTAGAAACCTATGTACACTGTGCCTGGAAGATGTGGACCACCTAGGTGTAGAGGAACTTACCAGCTACATCACTGAACATATAGTCTGTTCTGCTCAAAACTGCATACCTGAGTCGTGCACAGATAAAGTCAATCCAAAACCGTGGTGGAACAAAGAGTGTAAAATTGCAAAGAAAcaccagaacaaagcatggagcagattttcacgctacccaacaacagaaaatctaaTAAATTTTAAGCGGTACAAAGCGAATGGCCGCCGTATCCGCCGAATATCCAAAAGAGAAAGCTGGACACGTTACATATCCTCAATAAACTCGTACACAGATGCGAGCAAAGTATATAATAGGGTACGTAAACTAAAAGGACAACGCCCAAATTCTTTTCCTCTGGTCACTGGCTCTGGTGATAGAATAGAAGATCAAGCAATTACTCTCGGTGAGCACTTTGAGAGCGTATCAAGCTCGGAAAATTATTCCGAAAAGTTCTTGCACCATAAAAGAATAGCTGAAAATATTCCTCTGCGTCCAAGCAAGTCATCAGAAGGTTACAACAAACCACTAACATTCCATGAACTCAAGCTTGCCCTAGGCTCTTGTGGCAGCTCGGCTCCAGGTTCTGACAGAGTAACGTATGAAATAATCAACAATCTGCCTGATGAGACCCTAAACTGTATCTTAGGTCTTTACAATAAGATTTTTGCAACTGGTCGTATACCTTCATCTTGTGAAAAGGCAATAGTCTTACCAATACTCAAACACGTCAAAGACCCTGCCTTAGTTAATAGTTACAGACCAATTGCGCTCACTAGCTGTTTACTTAAGGTATttaaaaaatgattaaccgccgcctTGTTTACTTTTTGGAATGTAATGGTATATTGACCCTCACCAATCTGGCTTTCGAAGAGCGAGGTCTACAACTGGGGGGGATAATCTTGTTCTCCTTGAGTCATATATAGGTGATGCATTTGTATACAACCAATACTGTCTATCAGTATTCTTTGATCTTGAGAAGGCATATGATACTGCCTGGCGATACGGTATTCTGCAAGACCTGTCGTCCTATGGAATTTGTGGTAGTATGCTGAAAATTCTGGAAAAAAAACCTATCTGAAAGGAAGTTCCGCGTAAGAATTGGCACTGTACTATTGAGCACTTTTATTCAGGAAAATGGTTTACCACAGGGAGGAGTGCTAAGCTGCACACTTTttatagttaaaatgaactctctctGCTCTGTTATACCACCTACGATatcttgcaacctgtccataTGTGAACCGCAGATACAGTTAAGTGTTAATCGGCtcgccaaatgggcagatgaaaatgggttcCGATTCAATGCAGAAAAGACTACTTGTGTGCTTTTCTCCAGACGAAGAGGGGTATGTCCTGACCCACCCATTTCGATGAATGGGAAAAGCCTGATCGTTGCGAAAGAACAAAAATTTTTGGGTGTAATCTTTGATGCTAAGCTTACCTTTATCCAGCATATAAAACAGTTGAAGCTGAAAACTATGAACCAATCGTGGGGAACAGATAGGTATTGTCTCCTATCTCTTTTTAAAAGCCTTGTGTTGTCATGCTATGGACTGTGGATGTATTGTTTACCAGTCAGCTTCAAAGACAACACTTAAGCTACTCGATCCTGTCTATCACTTGGGTATCCGCCTAGCACTTGGTGCCTTTCGTACCAGCCCTGTCCAAAGTCTCTATGCAGAGTCGGATCAGTGGCCACTGGATTATCAGTGTACATATCTTGAAGTCACCTATGCAATAAGAATTATGTCGCTAAAACAACATCCATGCAAGGCACTAATAAATGATCAGTCCACAAATCAGTTGTATTTAAACCGGCTTTCACACGCCCCACCATTCCCGTTAGCAGTGAGGTCTGTTGTGGAAAAACTTGCAATAGTTTTCACAGATCTGCAGGAAACTGACTGCACTGAACTCATCCCACCTTGGGATCAATGTCCAGTCACCTGTGAGTTGTCCTTTAAAGAGCTTAACAAAAAGAGTTGTCCAAGTGCCCTCATCCAGCAACATTTCTTGGGCCTTGAAGACAAGTATAGATCTATGGCATTTTTtactgatgcttcaaagtctgcAACTTCGGTATGATGTGCAGCCCCATGGCCCAAACTTCTCCAACTCTAAATAAAACCTTGCATAACCATAggagcatctttacagcggaagcatatggTATTCTGATCACTGTTGAGTACATAGATACAAAAGTCTATAATGTACACAAATTCTTTAAGCATTGTCACAGCCCTGTCCTGTGGCAAAGCAATCCGAAACCCTGTATTAAACAAGCTCCTTAAACACATACACGTAGCGTATATGCTAAACCTTGCTCTTGTTGTATGTTGGGTGCCAGGCCACTCTGGGATCGCAGGCAATGAAATGGCGGACAAAAATGCTGGAGAAGCGGCTCATCGGGACACAATTGATGTAGGCTGGGTACCTGGCGTAGACCTGAAATCTGTGGTACGAAAGGCGCTCCGTAATCATTAGCAAGCTGAATGGGACAAAGAAGCTGAAAATAAGCTGCACCTGCTTAAACCTGCAACTAACCAAATCCTTCCCACTGAAGCTTGATAGACACACCA
This region of Dermacentor silvarum isolate Dsil-2018 chromosome 5, BIME_Dsil_1.4, whole genome shotgun sequence genomic DNA includes:
- the LOC119452991 gene encoding RING finger protein 151 isoform X1, whose protein sequence is MARRRSSSSASLATPLCAVAELMLEDYDPRPDEELICVICHSVLREPVECPCRHVFCRRCISEWVRKNNSCPVCRKRAISAFTPALPLIQNMVNRLKVKCRNAGCDARVPAESFANHTSVCEFHEVICPHEACEHRCQRCMLESHVKQCPLREVTCDKGCGIVLTRDRLNTHSCVDELKRKLDEATSECDDWKRKAEDAMQALNRLRDTLHRLGDTAEGLENNLGDLGTRIRCAEAVAASWRHGRQSNAAVRASRVVHDGIVSSSTTSLHLGVLYGPRTSQLLEQVESDSDHSWSLRSDGSHESLRDVEELFLDLNS
- the LOC119452991 gene encoding RING finger protein 151 isoform X3; the encoded protein is MARRRSSSSASFAELMLEDYDPRPDEELICVICHSVLREPVECPCRHVFCRRCISEWVRKNNSCPVCRKRAISAFTPALPLIQNMVNRLKVKCRNAGCDARVPAESFANHTSVCEFHEVICPHEACEHRCQRCMLESHVKQCPLREVTCDKGCGIVLTRDRLNTHSCVDELKRKLDEATSECDDWKRKAEDAMQALNRLRDTLHRLGDTAEGLENNLGDLGTRIRCAEAVAASWRHGRQSNAAVRASRVVHDGIVSSSTTSLHLGVLYGPRTSQLLEQVESDSDHSWSLRSDGSHESLRDVEELFLDLNS
- the LOC119452991 gene encoding RING finger protein 151 isoform X2 is translated as MARRRSSSSASSTPLCAVAELMLEDYDPRPDEELICVICHSVLREPVECPCRHVFCRRCISEWVRKNNSCPVCRKRAISAFTPALPLIQNMVNRLKVKCRNAGCDARVPAESFANHTSVCEFHEVICPHEACEHRCQRCMLESHVKQCPLREVTCDKGCGIVLTRDRLNTHSCVDELKRKLDEATSECDDWKRKAEDAMQALNRLRDTLHRLGDTAEGLENNLGDLGTRIRCAEAVAASWRHGRQSNAAVRASRVVHDGIVSSSTTSLHLGVLYGPRTSQLLEQVESDSDHSWSLRSDGSHESLRDVEELFLDLNS